In Argiope bruennichi chromosome 4, qqArgBrue1.1, whole genome shotgun sequence, the sequence aggggtgacggtgtgggttgtgtatgtgtgagttgtggttttaggggtgacggtgtgggttgtgtatgtgtgagttgtggttttaggggtgccggtgtgggttgtgtatgtgtgagttgtggcATTTGCGTACTGTGCAAGGATTTGATACTTCTAATCATTTGGGGTGGCTTAGTTTCACCTTCGTGGCcaatattttaataggaattaggaatataatataatataagcgGCGAGTTTAAAACGTtttgaagtaagaaaattattgaaaaatgtttaggaAATTGAAGTGAACGAGGTTTAATATGTAAGAATttaattcgtaattttaaattattttgtatttaaatcccATCAATAGGTAGTTATATTTTTTCGGATGGATACATTACTAAATATTCATGCTGAGTTTCTCCCTCCCTTGAATCTCAAACCAGAGGAAACATAgaacaattaattaatagataatcTTTAATAAGTAACTCTTTGCTTAAGTCAGCAATTATAACTTGTAATGACTTTAATCAATAACTGAAGTATCTCCTTTatagtaaggggaaaaaaattggcGGATACCATATTAATGCAAACTTTCCAATGAGCAGAGtagattaaaattcatattaagattaaatttgatatttcagtGACATAAATCCCGGAAAACCCAAAGTTTTGCTATGACGGAAtccgataaaaagaaaaatttatactcgtaattatacttaaattaaaatattaatttaatagaacttttaaaatatccaatttctctgaataatattcatttattctcaTTTAGGGGGGATTGGAGTGAGTGACGGCTTATTGGGAATCAATATCTCAATGTAATTAAAAGCtgccattttctttcaaattccaaTTAGCTGTTTTTGCCATCAAAAGCAGTATTAGCTCCGTATCTGAGGCTCAATTATTTGACATTTCGTACTTGAAACGAACTTTTTCTCCCggttttggaattaaaatctCCAATCTGCCTCGTTCTTTTTTGGCTTTCTGTACATTAACTATTCCTCTAGTTGATGTAACAATTTGGAATCTCATTAAAAATACCTAGTTCAATTCGGTGTCTAATATTTATACATCCTAATgtgatacatataatttttactgaataaagaaGACGAATTCTTACTCTTCAGTTATCTAGAAATAACTTAGTTTGTTCTATATCGCAATTCGGAAATGGAAGTTTGAATAGCTTCATGTGAAGGAATTGCAATTGTCTTCgaatcaaaatgaatgaattaaaggcAGTAATCGGTTAGAATAAGGCTAGGAAAAACCTTTCAGAAATAGAATTGAATTAAGCTACTAagcatttgagataaaaaaaaaaatcgtactaaATTAAGCTATTTTGAACTTACttgaaattattcagataaatttcGTATTGCATTTTAtacttaagtatataaaaaaattatcttcataacacttaaaaatatgaaatgagttAAGGCAAAGatgttttttctgaaatcaaatttgtttattgtaaagaaaaacaaaagaggAATAATCTCTGTAGTCCattcccttttaaaatttaaaaattactaacagTTGCCCGCTCAAATGTTTTTATCTATTGGAAACtttctaaaatgcattaaaatctgcacatttaatgtggaagaaatattcataatcttTGAATATTCCACTCGAGTAGTTTCTAAGCGACGAAAATGCTATAATCATGTGGATTTTACATGGTACAGTCTAATATGACAGAGGAAACAGTGGCAGTTGCTCTCTTGTGCCCTCTTCTATAAATGAACAGAATGTTTAATGCAAATTTGACAAGTCTTTTGTGTAAGACTATCCAGTGGGAAACGTTTAAATCAAATATCTGTAATACTAGAAAGTTTCTGTTGAATTCACTGGCCTTTTCACTCATCAGTGAAATACGTCATAGAAGTCATCAATTTAACAAAATCGCCTGCCGTTGTTGGAGCTGTTCACTGCAAAGAACACTTTTTATGCTGTTCGCTTGAAACAGTGGCCAACTCCTGTAAGCAAAGCGACCGCCTTTTCTCTTGACGAAAATATGGATGGCAGCTATCTGGATGGCCacgaaattttttctttcgtACAGAAGTAATATCGGTGAGTTacgatatttataattatcatatcgTGATGAATGTTGGATATAATCATGTGATTATATCTATGGTAATTATAACTgtaaaaatgtacacattttttttcactaggCATTGACAGACAGTACAACATGGCCTATATCCATGTCATTTTGCTTGATAAAGGCACTACGTCAACCACCAGTAGTGTTGCTTTCTGTTCCATGCACTTGATTGTCCACCCCAAATATGCTGGATGCGAGGAAGTATTCCTTACAGGTGATGTTGAAGGTGATGAGACAATTCAAGGGCGCAGTAAGTTCgctatttatattaacaaaacgGCATGGAATTTGAAAACCATTAATTGGTTCatctagaaattaaattactGGAGGCTGCAAAGAGATGCGAaacataattatcttaaaatatttattgaaacagatGCAGCCCTATTGGCTACTTACCATAATGAATTACCGGAATTCAAACGCCTGTCATACGCGTTTCTGAGTATAGGATTCAAAGTAATTGAACGTCTTAGAATGGAATCACCCAGTGACCCTCGTTATGAGGGAAATACTCCATGGCCAGGAACCGTTTGAAACTAGATTCCAGCATCTACGCAGGACAAAAATGCTTCTAGGTAATTCTGTTGTCTCTGCATGGCTTGTGGTAAACTTTCTAGAATGAccaaatttattaagttaaatgaaTGCCCTTTCAGTTCCAGCCATAAAGTATCTACATATGTGTAGTAGGTATCTAGATGTCCTGGAAAGAACGTCATTGAAGTAATATCGGTAAGTTGTGCGAATTGTCACACCATCAAATGATTTCCAATCATTGGCTTGGATTATCGAATGAGAACCATAACAATGTACTTCTATTTGTTTTAGGTATTCTTCTGTCAGACAACTCATGGCCGTTGATGCTACTTTTCCGGTTAAAAAGTATGTCATCACCATCGATAATACGCTTTTCAAGGTCCAAAAACGTCTTCACTAGAAAGCAGTTCTTTATACGGGGAGGATATTCCCTTCAGATGAGTTCGAAGTACATGGAATTCAAAGGCATGGTAAGTTTctgaattataacaataaaactaCCACAGAGAGACACTCGATAACCATTTTATTTGGTTTCTCCAGAAAGTATATCGGTGGCAGTTAAAGATAAATAAACCATAATTTCctggaaataattattgaaatatctacAGTAGTTTTACCTAAGAAAAGAGTTGATATACTTATTTCACGATATCAACTTCTAAACGTAATTGTCGAAGTAATCGGCCTAGGTAAGGCTTTCTTCATGGTGTATACTAAGGAAATATTGCATGGACAGAAACTTTTTCAAACATACGCCTGTGGCAGATGAGCAAAAGATGtttccatgtaattttttttcgtctCACTTTCAACCTCCAGTAAACTCATTTTTTGGAACGCTctaaattcattgtaatttttatttaaaatgcatataattttcaatattttgttaatcgAAGTAACTGGTACATACTAATATCAGTAAGGTCaccaatttcatttccttttaaagtatttaaatgataatcCAGAAAACTTCGGTTGTAACCTTAAGAAAGAAAACGTCCATGTTTGTCAAACGAAGCTTCAAGAGTTGTTTCTTTCTCCATTATGCACTCATTCGTTCGTTCCGAGACAGTTTAAATGATTCTATGACAGTTTCTAGAAAAGGGCAAAATAACATATGGTATTCTGAAGTCTAACCAATAACTGCGGCTACTGTGCTAATGCTATTTGAGCATTATTTGCTCCACTTCTGATCCTTAGAGAATACATATATGCACAGCTTCTGAAAGATCttgtttagttaattattttaaaatctataaatcactataaagtttcattttcaaaagatcaGCCATTGGTAAACTTAAATCTACATTTGAAGTAGGATTTCTATTCTCGCTTCTATTAATAGTGAAATCATAAGCTTCGTTTGTAATTATCAATGCATATTTAAAGAGTAAAACTGTCATGTATATTCTGCCATTGAATGGTTTCTTGTTTTTCAGATCTAATCTATTCCGATTCAGATGTTGACTTGTTTTGTTCGAAGTGATCCTGCCACAACATGCAGTATCTGAAGCTTCTATCAAATGCAAACTAGAATTCGGAGCCACTACAGTTAAAATGTTGATTTCCGGACAAATGTAGTTggttagtaaaattataaatgttacaccaaatccaaaatgtatattttctatcaaaaatcaTCAGTTTGCATAGTGGTGAAATTGTGATTACTAATGTAAtggcaaattatttgaaaatatcaatatgtCTTTGAAGTATTTCATGATCCCATTTTAAGGCTATGACAATGAATCTTACATTTTtggggatatttttttaaaattgggaaagcttGAAGTGCATGTAATTATCATTCCAAACAAATGTTTGGCATATCAATCGATATTTCatctaaattgtttgaaattttcatatatctaCTTAAAACGACTAAAATATTGgtttgcattcattttctttaaacgtAGTGCTTGCTTTGTACTTTGAGAAACAAGCTATTCTGAGACAATCGATATCGATAAACATGTTTCatgtagataaattaaaatgtaatagatgatttctaggaaaatcaaataagtcaaatttccaacaaaactaaaaatttactgCCACAgaacgaatttttgaaataaaaatttgcatatgcaTTCCTCCCTTATTGTCAACGGATAATCCATCTTTATGTTATGAGGTGATTTGTTACGATTGCTTTTCATCACCGCTTACTGTaacacaatttgaaaaattgaattttattgttatgaaacGATTCATTGTAGTTTCTTCACATCAGCATAAGGGCTTGTAATATACTTCTCAATTtatctacaattttataaaaatggtagtcatttgtttttattttgtactgaaTGTTAATGATCTCGTAACTAATTTCATTATTGTCGATTTCTAGAAAGTAacttaatattataatgatgatgatgaaataaGTGATcaaatatctgaatatatttgCTATAATTATCTGTGTATAGTTCTAATATGAAGGGATTTTGCAACTCGTAATTATCTgaacattcttttttgaaatactgGTCTTAATTagggaaaaatgttttatgctaATTTTCGGTAGTTGGCCCCGaaatctctgaaaatattttaaatatatattgctaaGCTGCAACTTGGAGTTTTTGCACATGAAATGGTTCTatgctttgaaaattatattttatgcttgaattttaaatttgtttgatggttggaactgtaattttaaaatagtttttttctttttttttttgctcctcgTTAAGTTTTACATccgaaaatgacataaaatttatagtattaatgATTCCTAAATCCAAATTTAATAGTACATGGTATCGATActcattgtttaaatttaaatttaactttaatatttctgaaattttaccgTAGTTTGAGaaggtatattaaaattaatcatctaTTCGTTGCATCCATTTGCAGCTGCgttttaattcaagattttattcttgttaactattactagcttatttttttaaaatgtatttatagtaagatgaatagtaaatttaaaatactaaatcttGAATCCTATATACCTtaattcggtttttaattttgatgcaaatgtGTACATCCGCTGATAAAGGATACTTTGATTGGTtcggccggccagccaatcaaaGTATCCTTTGATTCTTAGAAAGCATTTGATCACTGTGtctgatcaccatggtgatcaatATGCCTATAGGAAAAAATGACGCTTTT encodes:
- the LOC129966944 gene encoding uncharacterized protein LOC129966944; translated protein: MAAIWMATKFFLSYRSNIGIDRQYNMAYIHVILLDKGTTSTTSSVAFCSMHLIVHPKYAGCEEVFLTGDVEGDETIQGRSILLSDNSWPLMLLFRLKSMSSPSIIRFSRSKNVFTRKQFFIRGGYSLQMSSKYMEFKGMI